The uncultured Trichococcus sp. DNA segment GTCAGCCGGGACAATGAGGAAACGCTGTTCAATCCGACCAGCCATATCTATTTCAATTTGAGCGGAGATGCCAAACGTCCGCTTACCGATCATGCTTTGCAGCTGGCCTGCGAAGAAGTGCTGGAATTGGATGCTGACAAGTTGCCGACCGGGACGAAGCAAACGGTGACAGGGACGGCTTTCGATTTCCGCGAAGTGACTGCCATCGGTGCAGCCATCCGCAAACGACCGCAAGGGTTCGATGATGTTTTCCTGATGCAGCCCGACCAACAGCCGCAGCTGATCCTCAGCGATGAGGAGAGCGGCCGGCAAATGACATTGTCCAGCAACCGCAGCAGCATCGTGCTCTTTTCGACGACAGACATGAACGAACCGTACCTTGTGAACGGCCGTCCGATGCGGAGCCAGTTGGGTTTGGCGATCGAGGCGCAGGAAGTGCCGGATGCCATCCACCATCAGGGCTGGGACAATATCGTCCTGGCGCCAAATACTTTGGCGGCAAGGGTTCAAAATTACACTTTTAAATGGTAATCTAGAGATACAAAAATGAACCTGAGGAAAATGCCTATGACCGTTACGATAAAAGATGTCGCCAGAGAAGCGGGCGTCGCGACTTCAACCGTTTCACGCACGTTGAAGGACAGTCCGCTGATCAGCGAAAACACAAAAGTGAAAGTGCGCCAAGCGATGCAGAAACTGGGCTACACGCCCAACTTCGCCGCCCAGAACCTGGCCA contains these protein-coding regions:
- a CDS encoding aldose epimerase family protein — its product is MDSIMIREWGSIGTEKVMRITLSQPNGMSVSCINYGARLIRLLVPDREGQSENVVLGLADAEAYGNDRASFGATVGPVAGRIAEGKWGKVQLEQNAGKHHIHGGSLGWGQQFWDFKTEETAEAVTVTFTLESTPETVGYPGRMQAKTSYSLDAEGCLTIKMEGVSRDNEETLFNPTSHIYFNLSGDAKRPLTDHALQLACEEVLELDADKLPTGTKQTVTGTAFDFREVTAIGAAIRKRPQGFDDVFLMQPDQQPQLILSDEESGRQMTLSSNRSSIVLFSTTDMNEPYLVNGRPMRSQLGLAIEAQEVPDAIHHQGWDNIVLAPNTLAARVQNYTFKW